Part of the Anoplopoma fimbria isolate UVic2021 breed Golden Eagle Sablefish chromosome 4, Afim_UVic_2022, whole genome shotgun sequence genome, TTAGTGTCACAATATAATGTAAGGGCTGTATTGGGATACATACATTGCGGTCTGAGGGTCCTCATGCCTGTTAAACAGTAGATACTGTCATGTCTGGAGTACGTTGGAGATTAGTACCATGGATGTATTATAGGAACCGGATGGCAACCAGTCACTTGAAAAGCCAAAGATTCCTCGCTTCAGGTCTACTTACGCCCATAACAATTTACCCCATTCTGTCTATAGACTTCCCATAGGGATAATGtcacacacactaaaatgaCTTTACTGATATAAAACCCTCCTGGTTCACAAATTCACAACAGAAAGTGTAATAACTGAGCTGAGCCAGTGCAACAAactctgtgctgctgttgtatCCAGCTCTCTTAATACATCCATGGTTAGTAGATGACATAGCAGGTTACCAACCTGGTGCATAGGGCGCATGTAGATGATGCGGTTCCTCTCAGGAGGCATCCTCAGTATCTGATCCAGGACCTGTTCCATGTCCAGCTTCTTACACTGAGCATAATCAAACCTGTTCACTATGGGTGCACTTTCTACTCGCAGCTGCTTCAACACTCGACATCTGGTGGCTGCAGAGACAGGGAGGACACAACGAGAGACTTTGTGACTGAAGGCTTTCTGACTTCTGTTATTAGAACTCAACATGAGGTTTGATATTAGTTCTAAACTCCATCTAATCAGAGGGATACCGCTGTCACACCAAACCCTGGATTGAAGGAGagccataaacacacactctccccaTATTTAGCTCATTTATATCAGTGTGAGTGTCATTTCTATTAGTAATTGTGGCCTTACTAAAAAGGTCAATTAAACAACTTATACCGAACATCCTCTAACAAAGAGGTTGTTTTAGAATGCCAATGGCACTGAGTCAGTCAGTCATCAGTGAGTGCATCCATTACACTAAAAACATTTATGGCTCCTGGAATATGAACGTTTTTGGTAACCAATAGCATCACTAGAATTAAAAGCAAGTTCACCAGGACCCAAGCCCCCCCACTTAGCTCGAAAGCAAAGACACCGGAGCTAAAAGGTTCAACAGTAGATGACAAACTGGACATGTGTACTCAATTTGGTAATAGTTGGAATTCTATTGGTGTTTTTCCTAAAATTACACTGCATCATAAAAGATGGTGTAGCTAGCAGACAGAACATCCGTCATTGGCTGTTGACAAGAAGGTCCCAAAGTATACCATTAAACTGGCCATAGACACTTTTTTTGCTTTACCTTACGAAGTAAGTGTTGATTGCACAATATAGTGGTTATAGAATAATGAAATCATTAGCATTTAGATGGGTTCCCTGTAAGCCTTGCTTTAACTATGCAGTTCTGTCTGCCAGAGCTCATTTGCATTTAGCTCAGGAGTCATGTTGGTTGCAGCCAGGGAGAGACTGccagaagaagagggagagaccTGCTGCTGTTGGCAGTAGAGCCCTGGACTGAGATTATTACTAGCATTggaaattattttcaatatattgtacttgaatacatttctttttctttcttgatgGTCTTTACAAGTTGCTAAATGTGTCGCTAGTAGTAGGCAGTGAGGGAAATGGAGAGCAATGCAGTCATCTTTGCCACTTGAAAACACTATGTTGAAAAGTTGTagattgccactttaaatgCAGCTCTATATAAAAAGGACTGAGTAGATACAAAACATCTGAATGTGAGACGTAGAGTTACTTTGGACAGTTGGTgaagcacttaaaaaaaaaaaaaaaaaaaaaaagtaatttctggAAAATaatcatgagaaaaaaaaagaagaaaaaaaggaccaTTTCCTCCAAAAAGGTTTACGTTTAAGATTGTTAGTTCATCTTTCTAAGGCAGAAacaaaagtgagaaaaacatcTACACGAGTCCTCATATACGAGTGTCCTTGTCGGTCTGTTACCATGAATGAACATCATCTTGGGGCAGTCTTTGAGGACCAGGTCGGTGATCCCACAGTTGGTCAGAGTGATGCCCACCAGGTTCTTACTCTTCAGAGACAAAATCTGCACGTGGTCGTCCTCAGTGACTGGGTCTGAGGTGCTGGTTGATTTGTCAGCCATTCGTTTCCTCCTCACTGCTACTCGAGGCCTGGCTTTGGAAAGATCTTAACAACATAGCCAGCAAAAATATCACCTTCAACAATAGAAAAGTAAGCAACACTGTCTTTAACTGCCAAATGTAGGTTAACTGTTTTATAACAGCTGAAGGCAACCTAGTTAAAAGTACATAAGATCACTTTAGCATTGCCCTCCATCAACATTCAGACTCACAACGGAcagtaaaactataaaaaaaataatgagatgATTAGTTTTAATCTCACACTCTTAATTGATAACACTTCAGAGagctccctctggagacacTAAAGGCTTTATACCATGTTTTTCCACATATGCAGCAGAACTCGCAAACACTAAATTCAGTGGAGTTTCCTTTAAAGCAACTACTGGCTCAAGGTAGAACcaaaatatgactttaaagcaataaaactcacatttcatttgtttacatgactaaataataaatagagatttttattttagagatATTCAAATCATTTAGGCTCAACTGTGCTGATATACACAGTGGAATTGTTGTTCCTACACATTTATGACTTATTTGCATAACAGAGCATTGGCACTGCCATGGTCACAGTTTAACCTGCTGAAATAACACTTTAAACCTAATTCTGAATTATATCATGTAAAACACAGGACACCGATTCAAAAAATGGTTGCAGCATCTGTACCTGCTAATGGACTTATCtttcaaaagacacattttacacaaatgtggtttttgtcatgtgtttatTTCCAAACCTGTCTATTTTGTATACCCTGACTAGTGACTGGTATCTTATTGTAGTGGGTAGGGCGGACTAACCCATGAGGGATGCACCGATACTAATATCAATACTGACTAACAGAGCTGGATTGGGTATCGGTGACAACGGGCAAATATGTTATTggatatcattattttaataaattacaattCAGTATATGTcaatctatgtatttatttgttacatttagtttttatgtcACAGTGGTACTTCTTGGTTATGCTAGTGAATATTAGGGTTCACTGATCTTTGTCAttggtttcttattttttgtctAGTCCccatttctttttacttttccaTGCTCGATCTGATCTAAACATCAACGTCCCAGTAGGTCAGAGATCCTTAAAGGGTATGTGTCAGTTATAGGATTTGTCTTTAGAGGGGGAACATGAAATGACTGACTGCAGAACTACCACTTCACTGAACTCGATGTGCACTAACATGAAACCACAGGCCCGAGCTTGTTCAACGTAAAAAAGGTTTCCGTCCCCTTAAGTGCTGGTTAGTGGACACGTACTAAATGTGTTCTGGTCTTACCTGTCTCAGATATCAGGGACACAGAGCACGTACGAGTGCAGGATCGGGTCAAAGGCCGTCTGGGAACAAACTCGTCTATGGCCTGACCCTGCTGTGAACCTGAAAACGTGGCGGAGGCCGATCCAGCTGGAGCAggttgtctctctccctgtccagTCAGTAGTGCTGTTCTCCTGGAAGCATGGTTTACAGCAGCACCTCTGGGCTCCGGACTGTCTGCACAGGCAGGACCAGAACTCTGCCTCATCCCGGTCTCTCTTGTGGAACTTTCCCCAGTCTGTGTACAAGAGGGGCCCTCTGTGCAGTCATTAGTCCTGCCAGTTCCTGTGGCTCTGTCAGTGGTAGTGGTTGCTCTGTGGGTGGTCCCCACCACAAGCCTCCCACATCCACCCACCTGCCTGGATGTGGCAGCTCCAGGTCCAACCCTGTCCACCGATCCGGCCACTGGCCTCACCCCGGTCCTTGCTGCTGCCCCAGCACTCCCAGTGCCCCGTACTGGCCCACTGTCAGCCCCAGGCCTTGCAGCGGTCTCCACTGCCTCAGTGGCAAGTCCTTTAACGCTAGTCCTCCTGCTGGTATCAGCAGCAGCCTTCATGTCGGCCTTGATCTGTTCGCTGGTCACCTGACAGCTCTTCTCACAGCTGCTTTCCAACACCCGAGTCTTTGTCTGATCCACCGAGACCGCCACCGATACAGTCACATTGTTGCTCCGCCTCAGAGGAGTCTTCCCTTtacctggaaacacacacatttatgttaCACTGGTGGGGTGAAACGAGCTCTTGTGCTTTTCAAGGTGAGACGGTTTACTCTCACATAGACCCTCATACGGTAGCTGTTGTGGTTCTGACTACAGTGCACCCACAACCCAAATGAGACATATTGTGACTGACTGCTGGGTGTGTTCTGTGTTGTGCTGACACCTTCTGTACAGGAAGCCGGCTGCTGTAGACAGGAAGCTGGCATTAGCCTTGAAACAaggccctcctcttcctcactgtcCGAGTCTGAGATGACCAGCGGGGGCTTTGGAACCGTGGCACCAGCTGGTCTGCACTGCTGGACTAAACCACTGGGACCTGGAGAATGAGGGGGTGGGTATCAGCAgatatcaaaaataaatcaggaaagctttgttatttataaaatggGGAGTTTAGGagaacaaacatattttttttgtcttgaacAAACTCTGCTTATCAAAAAAAAACCAGAGCATCTCCTAACCTGCTTGCTCCTCATCAGGATGTTGTGGTGCTCCAGCTGGACCGCTTGGACCCAGAGCCACATCAGCCTCCTCAACTCTCACCTCCCCTTCTGCTCCTTTCAGCTCTAATCGAGGCCCAGCGTCCATGTTCTCCTCTTCCAGCAtcacctcctcttccccctcttcctcctcatcatccatCCCATTGACCTCCACTGgtgctgtgaaaacaaacttAAACTTCAATTTTATCAAAGCATTAAACCTCTGCATTTACCCATCTTAATTATTCAACAGAGTGCTGATGTGATGGGCCATGGGAGCAACCTGgggttcagggttcaggttCTCGACATGCAGACAGGAGGAGCCCGGGGTCAAACTGCCAACCTTATGATGAAAGGACAATAATCCCAGACAGGATTCAGGTGTGCCTCCTTTTGCAAAACTACAATATTTCCCCCTGCTGTGTTTCTATGGACAATATGATGTTGACGAGCTGCTGTGTGGTGATTGCCGACACTCTGCTGACTTAGAATGCAGGTGGGACTTGCCATTGTTCTGCTGCTGCCGtctttggttgttgttgttgatgttgatgttgttgttgttgttgacgacaggtggaggagcagcaggcagGTTGGCCTCattgttgtggtggtggtggttgttgttgttgttgtcattgtcattgttggaGTTCTGGTTGCTGACCAGTGCCGAGGACACGCCAATACCAGTTCCTGCACTCAGGCCCACCCTGGCACAGCCctgtgacacagacacacacacacacactaactttaTTAAGTTCAACAATTCAATTCCCCTGTTTTTAAGTATAAAATTCAGTGTTTCTCCCTATATAACTGACATTAACTCACCTATGGTTCTGCAGATATTAAGTGGGCACTACAACTGCTGATAACATCTCATCAAGCATAATGCATACGAGTCTCAATGAATGCGTTTTTCTGGGGCTGATGATAGCAGTAGCTAAGGAGTTAGCCATCTCGTTTCCTTCTCAGCTCTGTTGAAAGTTGCACATGTGCACTCACGAGAAAATGGCGGCAGGTAAAGACGAAGTTTATGAGCTGAAGTGCGAGTGAGCATTTCATTTATCCTAGAAACTTGAATTCTGGAGTTTAGTTGGATGTAGGATGTGGGCTAAACTCCTGTCAGCATATGTGAGATAAATACATGTGAAGGTTCACGTGGCTGTGAGTGTCTTAATACCTTGGGTGGTTCTCTGAACATCTGGTCCAGACAGATAAACTCCAGACTGGGCAGTAACTCTATGAACTGGGAGAAGGATTCCAGTTTGATAGCATGACAGCGCACCAGGGTGAGATCAACGAGGCGACTCCATCTGGACTGATCTgaggacagaaacaaaacagaaagaacatgACTGCTTGTTTATCAAGCATCCTTATAATCATCATACAGAGAAAGTGACGTATGGACATTAATATTCAGGCCATGCGTGTGTGGTGAGTGTGTTTTACCTGTGATCCAGTGGTGAGGGTTATGCAGGTGAGGACAGTTGTAGATGAGCAAGTATTTAATATTAGTGAACACCTCGTTCACCATCTTTATGCCGATATCGGTGATGATGCCGGGGTTCTCAATGACATCAGCCAGACCGTACTTCACCAGCTCCGAATGACTCAGCTTACCTGCATTTATCAAACACAAGACGATATATTGAACACACCTGTAAACCAAACTTATTTTTACCTTGTTCAATTCAAGTCGACACATGTGGGAGAGCCTGGTAAGACTGTGAATACGATACCAGCCCCACACTGTCATGGCTGGTACCAAAAAAGTAGATCAAGCACAGGAGAATTGCTCATTTCTGTCCGGAAAGGACAAATGCCCGGTGTTCTCCGAGCCTGGTGGTCATATTTGAAAGAAGGAACTAACATTGCAGCAGGAACTCGTCCACGTATCCCAGATGAAGTGTCTCAAACTGAGGAAACTCTAGTTCAGCCATTTTGAGAGCTGAGAAGACTCCATCTTTAGTCAGTGAAGGCTGGATGCGCAGCTCATGAAgcctgtcaaacacacagacatcatgGAAGTAAGTATTTAAGTTGGTCCTAGTAAGCACTTTAAACAAGTCTGCAACATCTTCTGCTGTTAAGTGAagttaacaacaacaacctggGTGAGTTTTCTATCAATAATGTTTCTTTACAAGAATAAATGTTATAGTATACGGAGAGCAAGATAATGCTGtgatggtatatatatatattatatattagcaTACTGCCCACATATATTGTTGACACAATACTGCCTATGAGGCCTTAACAAGCTCACATACTGTAAGTATCATTCTTACTTACTACATGTTTACTCTTGACACTGTTCAGTGACTGAACAGTGTCTCCAACATTTGCCCACAAGATGAACCCCTTTGCATTTTGCTTTAAACATGGACCCGTGTTTTCCCCTCAGTTAGTTTCAGGAATTGATGACTGGCTGTGCACCTGCGAGCAGCGGTGATGATGAGGTAGCCCAAGTCCACTTCCAGAGCGTTCTTACAGGCTCCAAACACAATGGTGTGGAGATTCCGAAATCCTCCTGGAGGTACACACAAACGGTATCACAGAGGACAAACAAAAACCTATTAACACTTTATTAAAGGTGTGGGCTTTTTAGCTAGGAATATGAAATCACAATTGGCATCTAGAGATGAGGAGACAAGGGGATCTTGTGATGCACTAATCAAAACTGGCCAGTTGTCAATTGATGGGCCGTGATTGTTTTTGCCTATCAAATTTACTGGAGGTCTACCGGTAGCAGAATTTTTAAAAGGTGtttataataatgattgttGGAGCAGGAAAAAGTTGGGAGATGATTAATTGGCCGATACCACTGAACAAACTTCAGAGCAGTTACAGCGGTATTGGACAAACAGGACTGCTAAGACCAAGGATCCACAAGAAAATATTTCCGATCACTATTCATCAGATGAAGTGAATGAAGTGTCAAGTATAGACACACTTATGCAGTGTGTAACTACGGCCTATGAGATTCCAAATCATCTGTCATGACAAATTACAAATGACAGTTGGAGATGATTGTCATTCTGAATAACGATCTGATAACGGGCAAAAAGAAAGCATGGTGAGCCAggaaaaagggaataaaaattGGGCACAAACATGTCTTAAAAAGGACAATTAGAATACTTTGTTCAATTAGAATACTTTGCCACAGAGATGAAAGCAATGTGGAAGTTCACATGCAGTGTGTTAACATCCTTTCAGTCGTCTCATAAACTACCATGGGAACTAGGGATGCACAAAACTCCCGGTTTGGATTGTATGTTTTGAATCACAGGTAGGTTCAGCagaaaaaatgttggttttgcCGCagataaccctaaccctgatcGCTTATTAGCCATATTGGCATATACAGAtcacttttgttgttgttttagaagAAAAACCTGATCCTATATTTTTACCAGTGGCCATCGGAAGTTAAACTAAATATCACACTCTgatggttaaactgtgtaattattCTGCGGTTCACATGCGGGCGAACCTTAGGGGGTCCGTACGGATCACAGATCTACTATGGTCCGTCACATTACTAATGGGAACAGGAACAACACATATTACACTTAGGGCTGATTACAAACACATGCTCTCCTCACCTGACCTCCAACTGTCCTCCACCACGTGTTGGATCAGCCCTCCCAGGAAGGGAACTCTCACCAACTCCAGCTGCTCCAGGTTCCGGGCTGATGCTAACCCAGTAACCAGGGGAACATATTTGAGGGAGTTGGTTGGTCCTGCACAGTTCCGCATGACGAAAGTTCTCAGGCTCACACACAGAAAGTCCTTGAACGGCTGCGGTTTGGTGAAACGGACCCACTTCAGATAAAGGTGGCGAAGCATGGGCAAACAGGGGATCTCTGGGACATTCACACCTGTAAGAAACAAACACCACGTCATGTACACCAATACAGCTCTACAAACTAGAGGAGACACAGCAGGGCCTCCAAAAGGAGCACTCATCAGCCATGCACTAACAGGATGAAGCTGCTTTACACCCAGTACTGAGGGTTGCTCATCTGCTGTGATCCTACTCACCCACTAGATGTAGTGTC contains:
- the fbxo38 gene encoding F-box only protein 38; this translates as MGPRRKASKLQPVVGSSGGELVLRPSEPKDYINELSHEVLCHIFRYLPMKDIMCMECLSRKLREAVTLYLRVVKVVDLCAGRWWEYMPSGFTDSSFLLLLKKMPDLEQLYGLHPRYLDRRRVRGYESFSIPGALEALQACPNILGVETSHLELVEAIWNYMPQVHILGKFRNRNGAFPIPAENKLTIPITAKIQTLHLVGVNVPEIPCLPMLRHLYLKWVRFTKPQPFKDFLCVSLRTFVMRNCAGPTNSLKYVPLVTGLASARNLEQLELVRVPFLGGLIQHVVEDSWRSGGFRNLHTIVFGACKNALEVDLGYLIITAARRLHELRIQPSLTKDGVFSALKMAELEFPQFETLHLGYVDEFLLQCKLSHSELVKYGLADVIENPGIITDIGIKMVNEVFTNIKYLLIYNCPHLHNPHHWITDQSRWSRLVDLTLVRCHAIKLESFSQFIELLPSLEFICLDQMFREPPKGCARVGLSAGTGIGVSSALVSNQNSNNDNDNNNNNHHHHNNEANLPAAPPPVVNNNNNININNNNQRRQQQNNAPVEVNGMDDEEEEGEEEVMLEEENMDAGPRLELKGAEGEVRVEEADVALGPSGPAGAPQHPDEEQAGPSGLVQQCRPAGATVPKPPLVISDSDSEEEEGLVSRLMPASCLQQPASCTEGKGKTPLRRSNNVTVSVAVSVDQTKTRVLESSCEKSCQVTSEQIKADMKAAADTSRRTSVKGLATEAVETAARPGADSGPVRGTGSAGAAARTGVRPVAGSVDRVGPGAATSRQVGGCGRLVVGTTHRATTTTDRATGTGRTNDCTEGPSCTQTGESSTRETGMRQSSGPACADSPEPRGAAVNHASRRTALLTGQGERQPAPAGSASATFSGSQQGQAIDEFVPRRPLTRSCTRTCSVSLISETDLSKARPRVAVRRKRMADKSTSTSDPVTEDDHVQILSLKSKNLVGITLTNCGITDLVLKDCPKMMFIHATRCRVLKQLRVESAPIVNRFDYAQCKKLDMEQVLDQILRMPPERNRIIYMRPMHQIDSVALERQLFQGPYPYHIAIMHEFSNPPNIRNKVRIRSWMDTIANISQELIKYEFFPEATRTEEDVKKYPTYPWGRDIYTLEGLVDGAPYSMITDFPWLRTLRAADPNSYARYDFEDDESTTIYAPRRKGQLSADICMETIGEEISERRQSKRGVFQRVVVLFLHHCDTPGEPVDDDYI